A genome region from Anastrepha obliqua isolate idAnaObli1 chromosome 4, idAnaObli1_1.0, whole genome shotgun sequence includes the following:
- the LOC129244132 gene encoding uncharacterized protein LOC129244132 yields MFAKFVLPVLVVASCTTGSLASSPPDWQSFLAQQQLVMRHMVNSMSETRSARSISVNYTLCFNWYGSDQSNIFKTYNVEYDNCEYEATKSKQTLSEQNAKERDDLVNRGQSMCDTLSACEQIDDGLKFYSCYNNASSNNTQELFEISADSEAVLRVLNIEYQRVENDLTNCTAVARVAYISNLSASSNNLEKCLQGNWVPTTEESSTGAPSTTTTEAAETTVNPVTENFPEEDVYRRKRNIMGRQ; encoded by the exons atgtttgcaaaatttGTACTTCCTGTTTTGGTGGTAGCATCCTGCACCACCGGTTCTCTTGCAAGTAGTCCACCGGATTGGCAGTCCTTTTTGGCTCAACAACAGTTGGTTATGCGCCATATGGTGAACTCAATGAGTGAGACGCGCAGCGCAAGGTCAATCTCCGTGAATTACACTCTCTGCTTCAATTGGTATGGCAGCGACCAGTCTAATATCTTTAAAACCTACAACGTGGAATACGACAACTGCGAATATGAGGCCACTAAATCGAAGCAAACGTTGTCGGAGCAAAACGCCAAAGAGCGCGATGATCTTGTGAATCGTGGTCAAAGCATGTGTGACACGCTTAGCGCTTGTGAGCAGATTGACGATGGCTTGAAATTCTACTCTTGCTACAATAATGCG TCCAGCAATAACACTCAAGAACTGTTTGAAATTTCTGCCGATTCGGAGGCGGTTCTACGTGTTTTGAATATTGAATATCAACGTGTAGAAAATGATTTAACTAATTGCACTGCTGTTGCCCGAGTTGCTTACATCTCCAACTTATCTGCCAGCTCAAATAATctagaaaaatgtttgcaagGCAACTGGGTGCCAACAACTGAAGAGTCATCAACAGGGGCGCCATCAACTACGACAACCGAAGCTGCAGAAACAACTGTTAATCCAGTAactgagaattttccagaagaGGATGTTTATCGCCGTAAACGTAATATTATGGGACGTCAATAG